gctagtgtgagcacgccAATCTTACTCAAACACAGTTGAagtccgtggcctgagcacacttcTGAGAGGTGTGCTCAAGCCacagtacagatgctaatgagccgacatgcgcacacgcatggctacgcaacctgagctggatgacgtatagtccatgcaacCCTTCTTTCCCACTGGACAATAAACATgacggcaagcggttcacgagtgggttcaCTTTGGTGCGAAGTGAAGTCGAGTTTTTTGATCACGAATCTCCCCTTCGTCATGGCGCAGgttttcttggttcactggagaaggcggggctgcgcatggagtctagacctctttagaataatttgcatacttccaaatgtttattaatttttttttatgattgaaGACACTTCCATGCAAGAAttagttcacgtctgagtgtaggctacaaacgcgattaactatttacaagtgcaaaaacgccaacatattctttattttgctgaccactggtttttttatcccgacaaaagccttgtaaggacagttcctctgcgtctctctcgtagatcgcaccatctttcaacgtctttgtttttaatgcgactgcatcaccttctctcacatgatcagcagctcgcggattttactttctctccagttaTAACTGCTCATGATCATATCGCTACGTTGTCTCTGTGGGGGCTGTATCTGAgtagaacggctccaaataagcaacaaaaAGTCAGTAAAGTGTCaattgtgttctctgtgttgttctccAAAGCAGCGGacacttggtgatgacgtattacgacgtgatgaagTATGTACAAGAGGCAACCGTACTCAGGCCCAGTTGAGATTGCCTAATGTGAGCAGAGGCCAGCgcacagaagggggggggggggggggggcaatcgtACTTGAGCACGGTGCAGGTGTGAAACGGACTTTGGCacgtacagatggcctagtgtgactGCGCCCTCAATGCTTAGCTGTCCCAGTGCGAATCAAAACACTAACCCTGACAGTGTTATGCCTTGCTCTATTAGTTGAGCTAGTTCAGACCAGATGTATTCACATGATCATAAGAAGGTCCATCCCGTTTCCTTTATTTACTGCGTATACGTGTACATAATGACATTCCAGCCAGCTAGTTCCAGTCAGGAAGGTTCTGGTGTGATTCCCGTCGGCCTTCCTTCATTCTTTCATCTCTGGTTTATGGTCCGTAATAAAggaaaagatgtgtgtgtgtgtgtgtgtgtgtgcgtgtatgtctgaATGCTTGTTTGAATATGCATGAAACGGGTAGTCCACCATTTTAGTTCTAGTGCGAGTTGTAGCATCATAAGGTCTTCAAGACAGCATTGAACTAACTAACTGAAATAACCAGCTCCGAAATGGTCTCGGAATGGTTGTGAGAGTGGTGCATGTGAGTTGGGAACGGTTTCCCAGCTGTCATGCAAAGTTGCGTTCGTGGCCTTGAATGCGGTATCATTTTAGTTTACCTGGCTTTGATGAGCCCTTGCTCCACCCCCCATGCCATCTCTCTCACCGCGTTGGCCATCTCATGTCTCGAAGTGTAGGCAAAACACACGTTCAGAAAACAtctgaaaaaacacataacatTAATTTACGACATGAGATCATAAACACTTCTTTATATTAACGAAAAATTATTTCACCAAGATTAACTTATTTACTCATTGTATTTGACTGCTACTAAGATAGTGTATGTCTGTAGCTACTTGTAGTACTAAAAGTTTGGTTGTGTCTGGTAGCGGGTGAATGGCTGCCGGTTTGATCCTCAGCCCCTCTGAGATATGTTGTGTATAGTAGTTAGAGTGCTAAACTACAAATTGTGTAGTTCTCTTTGGAAGGGTGTGTCTTGACCGTCAACATGCTAATTTTAGTGCATGTTTGCGAGCATTAGCATACTCTGATAggactaaagggctgattatggtcccacgttcacgtaACGACCACGccgacgcttcgacgcagtcgggAACCTTTATGGCTCTGCGTCGGGCAttagtaagcggaccaatcacggcCCTTGCTGCTCGCCTCGACGGAATGTTCCAACTTTTGGGAGGCGCTCGTCAGGCTCTTGcgttggacgcaaggagggtccgccaGGACGtgaggggtccgtaaccccctcgCGTTGCGTGAAGGTGGGACCATAATCGGCCCCTTTACGTACCGGTTGTGATCTCTGGTCGCGACCACGGCCTTAGCAATGAGCTGCTGGAGGTCGAGCGGCAGTAGGGTGAGGTCACCGAGGACACGGATGCACACGCCGTGCTTCTCCAGCTTATCcctacagtcagacacacacacacacacacacacacacacacacacacacacacacacacacacacacacacacacacacacacacacacacacacacacacacacacacacacacacacagagaggattCCCAAATTCAATTCTCAATTGTTACATCTTTTTATTCGACTACTGTCTGTTACTTTCTGCTGCAGCACCCACATTTtccgtctgggattaataaagtaccaTTATATCTTAAACTGCTGACTATAATATATTACTTGATTATTGTAATTATACAGAAAAGATACCTAAATGCAATGTTAATTTAAATGCAAACATTACTTGACATGTTCATACTGGGTGCAAGAGAAGGGTTGGTCATCTTGAGAGGGTTTATTGACCTTAAAGCTTCCCAAACACAGGGCAACATTGTCTAAAACTAATTGATAAGAAGTccatgccatcattatgtgttTTCCTCTCCTAAATGTCCTTGAAGGAAGGATCCTTCTTCTGTGTTGCTTCTCAATGTTTTGGCCCTCTGGGTTTGGGGATTTTTGTCCCAGAGGGCTTTAGATTAGGAACATATGTAGGAATAATACATAGTTGTATAATATGGGTCTCAGAATTCCTTTGGAattgtgattaagggctacacCAATAAAGTTAATATACTGATTGAATAACATAATTGATAATATAACATCTGAGACACATCCCTGTCCTCATGTGAGCCAAGCGTGACATTACCATGAAAACCACAACTGAAAGACACCAAACAGCTAATTTCTCGTTTCCCCTTATATCAGAGTGCCCTTCTGTGCATTCAGTAATACACGGTATGTACTTGGTTCCAACACGATTCCTCTTCTGGTTCAAGGAACAGATGAATCATGGGAGGACTAGAGaaggggaatgtgtgtgtgtgtgtgtgtgtgtgtgtgtgtgtgtgtgtgtgtgtgtgtgtgtgtgtgtgtgtgtgtgtgtgtgtgtgtgtgtgtgtgtgtgtgtgtgtgtgtgtgtgtgtgtgtgtgtgtgtgtgtgtgtgttactgaccGCTCATCAAGCAGTCTGAGGAACTTGAGTTTGGCGAGCTCCATCAATCCGTCCACCTCCTCGCGCGAGCGGTTGAAGTTCTCAATGCTGAAGGCATAAACAGTCACCTCTGGGATGTCCAGCTGGAGGCACCAGCGCAGGGTCTGCACCGGAACAGAGACAGGAggcggggttagacagtcagtacagagacaggaggcggggttagacagtcagtacagagacaggaggcggggttagacagtcagtacagagacaggaggcggggttagacagtcagtacagagacaggagtaagggttagacagtcagtacagagacaggagtaagggttagacagtcagTAAAGAGACAGGAGTAGGGGGGAGATGGTCAATACAGAGACAggagtaggggttagacagtcaatACAGAGACAGGAGTAGGGGTGAAACagtcagtacagagacaggattGGGGTTAAACagtcagtacagagacaggagtACGGGTTAGATAGACAATACACAGATGGGTAGGGGTAGACCGACAAAACAGAGATGggagcaggggttagacagtcagaCATTACAGAGACATGTCGGGGTTGGAGAGGGTCTGCTTCACCTCTGCTAGTTTGTTGAATCCCTGGGAGTGTCCCTCCTGCCTATCAACGTGTTTCTTGCGAGCAAAGCGTCGGTTCCCATCCATGATGAAGGCGACATGTTTAGGAACAGGaccggcctggggggggggggggggggggttatttgtcTGACGCCAATACTGGTCTGCCCCATGACAAGCTGCTGTTGGGTATTTTTACAttcaaatttacattttccagGTAAGAAGTTGGGATTTAAAATCTCCTTTAAAAAGGTTGTCCTCGCCAAAAAGGCAGCTAGCAAAGGGTCACATACACAAGAACGTACAACATTATAGTACAAACGTAGAAAAGTGACCGGAACATTACTAATAATAAATCCAGGAGTAGTAAAGTACAGGGTACAACTGACTGCTCAAAAATAGCCAACTGGGTCCGTGTGATTCTGTATGGTTAGGATAGTATTTCATAAAGAATATCTTCTTACCTTCAGGACGTTTGCCGAGAGACGCTCAATAAGGTTTAATTCTCCTTCTCTTATCCACGACATCTTCAACCATTAAACGCTGTGAAAGATATCCACCACAGGTAAGAGAATACAGCCATTGACCAGAGCACATTGACTGTGCTGAATGTCTAGGTCCTCCCatgtcaaaataaatacatagtaAATCCACATAAAGTAAAAGCTATACCTTTAAAAAACAGAGGCTGGTTTCAAGATCTGAAGCAAAACATTGGTAATTTTCATTCACACCCTGCAGTTGTGCACTTGTCAATTGTAAATGTATGATCACAAGACATTTAGATAAATCATTGCATAAAAAACACACCAACCTACACAACGTCTCCAAGCAATGGTCCGATACATACAGCAAAACGCTGATGCAACCCATTCGTTTACTGCTATTGAAATATCTCCAATACTTTAAAACACAATTATATCGCTAATACTTTAAACCCATTTCATATCTTCCAACTCACAGCTTTTACGCTGACGTCCTCTTCCTCATGCGAGGCAGTGACGCTGGCATATGTGCGGGGACGACTTCCGGTGAACGTTTTGGCAGATCTCCGTGTCATGCGGATAGGTTGTTTTGGGGCGGCCACGTTAC
The Gadus macrocephalus chromosome 6, ASM3116895v1 DNA segment above includes these coding regions:
- the dhdds gene encoding dehydrodolichyl diphosphate synthase complex subunit DHDDS, which codes for MSWIREGELNLIERLSANVLKAGPVPKHVAFIMDGNRRFARKKHVDRQEGHSQGFNKLAETLRWCLQLDIPEVTVYAFSIENFNRSREEVDGLMELAKLKFLRLLDERDKLEKHGVCIRVLGDLTLLPLDLQQLIAKAVVATRDHNRCFLNVCFAYTSRHEMANAVREMAWGVEQGLIKASDVSEALLSECLYSSNSPNPDLLIRTSGEVRLSDFLLWQTSHSCLVFQSVLWPEYSFWNLCDAVIQYQCNHASIMKARELHQDEQRRQQLEADHACVAELLHHHGNGKPADGPRRQEAVAEYGLRREARVKDFLEALRNKRDSFLTQLASQATVA